agcctgtgtgtctccaacatcagctacacaaagcagcaagtgtaagttccacatacctgtctcaccacttcatgtatggttttgttctttaaacaattatgacaaacctgttattttttctccatagccatttggatcattggagacagctatgtGAGGcggggtgcccagagagctgcagagacaaccttggcctccctgacgtctgtgtctcctggttcggttggggcggaccatcgacatacatacatgtgccgacactttgcgccctgttttataaaatgtagtgttaaaaataaatgtttttgctcaattactggaatttctttggttaagacaaaagtgaggaataatcatttacaagttatttgtacaacaggcccattttaaatcccaacagtttcttagcagacaatagaaatgtgttctttactaactttacttggtttaaaaatcttactaaaatagtgccgtattgcaaaacccaatcatacttgttatgtaaacattagctttgtagatattttttacagatatatatttgtgtgcaacaaatccaaacttaaattatttgtcattctttattgaaaaacaacaaaatacagttatacagaagtgtgggaaaatgataatgtgaaattattgctatttaaatgtaatcctatttatctttaaaaagaaaaactctaaaaatgtcctgtacagcatcatgacagaagaatggtggtctgtctgtcagaatgtgctgaacagatttgctctttgaagaggagtgtcatgtttggaggaaggtacttaacccaagacatgcagaatacaacactgaccaaaaactgatggaaaaaatgatttatttataaggaggaacttaaggtgcacagataagtctgtggttggaaatgcaacaacagctcagcgtctggaggagggagaacacaggtgagcttaggttctggtttcaaaatccattgtaggcaggcagaggtgttcagcagacttactgtggtgggtgtagggagcagaggtggagagaagcggggcgtcctggtggatggggcactgggtgagatgagaggtgggttatggaggctggtgataaggtccgtgtgttgaatatccaaatcctggagtagaggtcagtatccaattaggtcgacaggaatcctgaagaatggtaaatccaatataagagcaaaaacactacgaaataacattaatcctaggaacactagaggtaacacgagtggctggttactaccaaaactgaggcaatcttctggcgtcaaattgtgtcctccatccaccttaaataggaaagcaccccgctgattgctgatcaggaacggctggggtggagtcaccagaaccatgaagaacgtgtctccagagacaacccgggtcctggtaccaatcaggaagcggaccttatcacccagagctgccaggtcacgctcaaagtcttcatgttcacgctgcagagcctgaacgctggccaggtcgtggccgtagttgtctgtgttcagggcctggttcttctcctcgatccactctttggtctcatcagcgtctctgagaagacatcagaactccgtctgagtgtgggtccaaactctactgacccgtaagcggcgcataagtgtgcggggtacctgtggaagcgctgcacctcatgggcgctgcccagcatgttgctccggtcttcagccagctgttgcagcgagcgccagcagttgttcagctcctggagagaaaccaaacccagtgagatgaaggtggacgccagcgggctggacgccggacaaggaaacctggagacggatcgctcagacaggaagggaagagcttcctcttaccttgatggaattaaagttagccgtcgtctgaacgcccaaccgtacggtctgaggtcaaaggtcacaggaaacacacaccagtcagcagtcatacagatgcataaagataactgtagccatggcaaccagctgacatgtccccactttcaccagcacctggtgcctgccaggtcacctgaattcctgtgtgatgtcagcacggtcggccgtgactgcggccatcagaggtgacctctgatcagctgaatgaactcaccttccagggtgacgccgtgttaccccgggtttccacgggagccgtcagcagcacgttactgcagcagcacgtcttgctcgcgtaagctgctgcttggcccttcccacgagacgcgaagcagcaggggagcagctgtcaccgaccgagcacgaagtcacacgagtgacttcgtcagtaaacacaacaacaagcaggagaaaactacaacatggtttgtgttttatgttctgtccattttataatcgccaatacggacctgaaaaacaaaggagaccgctagctaggtgataacttctcacgaggccgcacagttagtaactgtttttaaaagtaaagcaaccggaaggcagtacgttctttattctgaaaatctcggtagcttctctcaatttccgcgtccgatttcctgtctttccttccccaaaaatgtcgaacttgacccgtttcagaggcgtcgcgcgtagaaaatagaaccggcgcgtaaaggccgcgacatgctgctcctgagacacggccgactcgcgctgctgacggctccggtggaaaaggttctgttgaccacagcggttcctatcagcagctatgacgtgctgctgcagtaacgtgctgctgacgactcctgtggaaagccggggttagagtcggcttcatcctgtaaacaaacaaatgagtggtaacaaaaacaccacgtctggttctggtggaggcggaggacaacacgcacctttccaggagcagaacccagatgttcttgttgctacaaacagagacgagcagagttaacaaaccaggaagtgagagggaccagctgctgcagacaggtgacgctcacctgagcctgaaccataggagcctcctcagccatcagaccttctgactccagttcagatgccaccttgttgatgtccctcaggcgggactcgttggccttcaggtcctgcaggacaaaagcacagctgattatcacctgagctgatctgacagctgctgctggaagacggagaggaggaaaagtccgaccttctggaagtcgtcaaacttcttctgcaagacctcgacctgctccaggtccgacccgtctctccatcctcattcagctaaagacgcaagttcaagtaaaacaacctaaagtcacacaaacacaaagcaggtgtggagatgttcgctctgagctggaggtcgttcctcggctgtgaagggcacacgaaccttgttggtgctgttgagcagcgtgaggatgtcgcccttcttcatggtgacctctccaggactcttctcctggtagtcgtacagagccagaaccagctccttcccggtctcatcgtcagttggagccacttgttgctgtcgggttaacaggtctggtgttagaacgtggtggataagaatgttctgacgggccgagggttctgaaccagcgaagtgacctggacccaaacaaagtgagccagaacctgcagacacctcagaaacatgtcaggaccagacctgctctaccttcctccattatggtctctcctttctgggtgacagccttgatgcgaggttcatgacctgtgatctcagcctgcagagcctggtgcttcttcagcaggttctggacaccaatcaggtccttccctgaggacacatgttagagttcagcattatgcagtagacagaccagtttaacccaggggtttctttcttctacaatctgctctttaactgtattatttcctgctatttcagctgttaactttattttttctctaagtgtttttctccccagaagaagctacaacgatgttctgctgagctgtggtggcctcatggagggggccatcgtctagcacactgctgctaaccacttaatcattctccctctcctgataataacattttactttctttgatgttggatgtgctactactagtttacccgtttaattatagattcactaggataaatacaataaaatttatctctcgccaaatagaatatttactaagaaatcacaatgtaacgtgtgtgtgtgtgtgtgtgtgtgtgtaaaagccatgcgtagtgtttatttataaagcatatgttgttggattttatccagaatcgagactttgaaaatatatagtttaattacagtttgatttatttgacatctgtataatgtttattattttgttttttccccctaaatacctaacgttttagttaacatgaatattagtcattcatcccaatacatgaagttacacattttaaattttaacaggggaagactgcaggagggagcggtaaaatcatagactgtacatacttgctacccgccggctgtgatcacaagcaacaacatattagttcccgctgcttcttcggtaaacagcgcaaacaaaaacaaagaaacttgggatcttgtcgggcgtggcggtgggatttaagggaaacgctgtatgccctatagacttctcaccgagctgcagtatttctccggtcagatctgtctctgagagccccacgagcggtcagcccgcgcagcagctaggcgcagcaagtaggcgccggatcggtcaggctgcccggcctgaccgctggggattaccgggtggaagaatggacacagaagtctccctcttagcgctccgtcatatttcaacccattttgatcttttaccatattacccatctaaatatgccctattaattattttaccgtattttacatttaaatttcatggttaaacagtacatgctacatgttaaactgatagttagctagctacttcggtaaactcagctagtttaaaggtggcagtgacataaaatacgaatatacattttaacttaccgaaaaaaatgaagtggagactccttggacgctctattagtgcaattaataccactgcaaatcattttgtccaacaattgcaccaataatatccaaaacagaattcacaagcacagagactcaaaatcccgaaacagcttccaggaggggccgaggctgtactgaggcctttccacggagctagctctgtggtcacgtgggtctgaggcggcggtcacgtgtgtgggatgctcattaattatacagaattttaggctttcaatacacttaaacagaagagtgagaaaaaaattcacccccctcagagttgtcatgagtataaactagataatttagacaaaaaacatgttttggcaccaggctgtaaacatgtttatttctgctgtgaaatcggcatttttaacatgggagtcaatgaggatttgctcgcttctggcaccagcccccagcggataagggtggaactgcaatttttcttacttccgggatgggaccatttttagagcggcattgtgggggcttggtatcgaaccactagcagcagcaattaggcaagcaacaggtattaaaggcattaaatgtaagaaaataaaacataagatcagtctttatgcagatgatgttttactctttctccgaaattctcaatcctctctcccaagcaatagaactgataaactctttttcaagagtttcagattactctataaactggttaaaatccagagttctaccaattaatttctcttttgtcaatttgcttaatacacaattagagtcagggaatatcacatacctgggaattaatgtctctcccaagctggcagatctaaccaaactaaactacatcccacttttaaagaaagtggaagatattcttgcaagatggaaatccttactgatatcactcatgggcagggttgctacaattaaaatgatgatattacccagaataaattacttaatttcaatgatcccaaacaagccaccagctaactggtttaaatctctggactcctcaatcactaaattcctttggcaggataatccTCAACGAAtaacttaaaaacgcttcagaagaccaaagacagaggaggactggatctacccaacttttattattaattcttagccaacaggctgcaatatataccaagatggttgcaagataacccactagatgagtcctggttagatattgaacagacactttgcaatacgatagagctttcagacttaccatttattagctcaaacataagaaaacatgaaagcttcaaaagtattagtatccacACCTCTctcacagcatggtgggagtatctaaaaatcacagagtcttcactaaaaccatgcagacacacacctatctggaataatcctgatattttgcaaaaaaaacaaaatgatgcactttccggactggaaaagtaaaggaatactatacctggaacacatatatgaaggattggacttcatcccatttaatagaatagtttcCCAATTTAGAATAGATAAGaaaagctttttagaataccaccaaattaaatctgtagtcaaacaaaaatttaagcttaataaaatagaattacaaacaccaccaagggtattggacttctataatctcaacccccccccccccccccccaaactactgcctaaagtatataagacactgtccaaaatagatgatggaatagcaatccctattgaaaaatgggaggtggatctatcagtcaactttgaccagaacttctggtcccaaacttgtttaaaaacgtttaaaacgATCAGACAccacaatttacaattaattcagtacaaaattctacacagagtacactatacaggtcattggatgttcaagatggggtttgtgtcatctgacacctgtacacgttgcacaaacaacattccggatgattacatccacgcactgtggtcctgtccacctgtccgggATTTTTGGGATAGAGTACGTGAAGACctttcaaagtgtctgaaatgtcatactgtatttcaacttccccctctctttctttaccgggaaacctggacgatgtccccatCTAAACATCTttagttcacgtggttctgactgccatatgcatcgctaagaaaactatcctcatgaattggaaaaatagagatactctgcaTTAacccaggagtggggaaccctggtccatcaagggccattatccagcatattttagtttcaaccctgtatCAACACACATGATTTCAatctgcaggtgattaacaggctcctgcagagcttgatgagctgctgaacagttgaatcaaccactgaatcagaagtgttggagcaaagacatgcaggaaaccggtcctcgaggaccagggttccccactcctgcattaaccagtatagacatCTTTTGTTAGAtaatattacacttgatacagcctctgcttccacttcaaatcaatctctctgagctcctttgatcagttccatcacatagcgatgatgggggaccattgatattgtcctgcgggatgatgtgggtgatgaggTGTAGGGTCTGAATTTGGAGTATCTGAATGTTCCCTGgagatgggttcactgggggtgtctgggactggggggcctgctgcccccctctggaggtgcttgggttgcctcggggggtggactactgccggttgtgagtggggtcccttgggggtcttggcggttgCCATGGGTCGCtgtctggcagctgcattgcccctgagcgggtctgggtgggggcccgggggcttggggtgtgggggtggccggccccgtctggggatctgggtggggccttgggggtcgggtcctgacgtgtatgctgccgggaagaaggcaggaacatgtggaagtgcctggcccgggctcaggggcctcgggcAGACCATGGCTCCTCTGCTATTCCATCTCAGGGGAGGGGGatatccaggagggggaggacccaaccttacctggatgtcataagtcttatatattctggaagttgtgcaaatgcacacttgtaagtcgctttggacaaaagtgtctgctaaataaataaacataaacaaatgcagggatgggagtagatattctgctggggtggggctgggttggtgccttcggactccgtgaggctctgtgatgctgctgctttgagccctggcaagatgggctggggtctccatgccctgggtggcattttggcaacagaggtgcctattggggccagtgggggagctggcttcctggagggcttaggtccaaccagccattcctctccatccccacacatttttctcctactgctccctcacatcatcacacaatcatgcacataggacctttggggctggacaagtcagggagtgcgggtatggaccccatttccgcattcctgttgcaacctgcccccaattttatttgcaccttaaacacttccaccaacgacattccacgcaaacacacacttagggcctttggagtgagcacattcaactgcatttggcagggggatgtttcagccttatcccgagtgccggtgccctcttcaaatttaaactgcacttacacactgagggctgtgggtgcaagtcggGTGgtatggtggcatcagctggcataggccagacaatgcccgcactgcccgctcaccacagctatggaatacacctcatcaacactcaccaacactatattggagaagGCAgatggagactaggggtcttagcacacctctgttgtcacttggcttcccggggctggacgcTAGGAGGAAGATcttgccgtctggttggggtctggggtggtgggttgctgtgctcagtgttgggcgggggagcctgctcatcagcaccccagcagaaagggtcaaactcagggaaccggtaatggttgtaccccatgtgcagcagtaccgggaccagagtgaataggttgtgtatggggagcatgggtGGGTGTACGACATGCATTTTTATAAGTCTCtggttgtatgtgtatatgtgagcatgagggagggagtctgtgactgtgtctgtgtatgaccgtatatgtcaggtggggccattgactcctcccctctcctgggacttcttttgatgctatacatcttcatttttgtttttgtcattgttgcgtgtcccttttctgcaggtctagaagcagactcttgttcatcattgattgtttattttcgtggacccccccccccacacacacacacacacacacatacacacatgtccGGTCgagattacaaagcattcaaaaacaataacaataaagttttaattatcaggcgtgacattaaaagcggat
The sequence above is a segment of the Nothobranchius furzeri strain GRZ-AD chromosome 15, NfurGRZ-RIMD1, whole genome shotgun sequence genome. Coding sequences within it:
- the LOC129164677 gene encoding spectrin alpha chain, non-erythrocytic 1-like isoform X1, whose translation is MAEEAPMVQAQQQEHLGSAPGKTVRLGVQTTANFNSIKELNNCWRSLQQLAEDRSNMLGSAHEVQRFHRDADETKEWIEEKNQALNTDNYGHDLASVQALQREHEDFERDLAALGDKVRFLIGTRTRVVSGDTFFMVLVTPPQPFLISNQRGAFLFKVDGGHNLTPEDCLSFGSNQPLVLPLVFLGLMLFRSVFALILDLPFFRIPVDLIGY
- the LOC129164677 gene encoding uncharacterized protein isoform X3, whose protein sequence is MLGSAHEVQRFHRDADETKEWIEEKNQALNTDNYGHDLASVQALQREHEDFERDLAALGDKVRFLIGTRTRVVSGDTFFMVLVTPPQPFLISNQRGAFLFKVDGGHNLTPEDCLSFGSNQPLVLPLVFLGLMLFRSVFALILDLPFFRIPVDLIGY
- the LOC129164677 gene encoding spectrin alpha chain, non-erythrocytic 1-like isoform X2, encoding MAEEAPMVQAQQQEHLGSAPGKTVRLGVQTTANFNSIKELNNCWRSLQQLAEDRSNMLGSAHEVQRFHRDADETKEWIEEKNQALNTDNYGHDLASVQALQREHEDFERDLAALGDKVRFLIGTRTRVVSGDTFFMVLVTPPQPFLISNQRGAFLFKVDGGHNLTPEDCLSFGFLST